A DNA window from Anaerolineae bacterium contains the following coding sequences:
- a CDS encoding tyrosine-type recombinase/integrase, which produces MAHRLPTWLTASERKRLQTADLNTRDRAIVVTLLYAGLRSNELKMLDLHDLDFDDRTILVRHGKRNKQRLIPMHAEIAATLALYVQERDAGAVFLNRFGRRLSNRAIRLLVKSAGLGAEINKDLHPHALRHSFAVSLLETEPPTDLETIRELLGHADIKTTSVYLHCSSARRREAVDRL; this is translated from the coding sequence ATGGCACACCGATTACCGACCTGGTTGACCGCATCTGAACGCAAACGGTTGCAAACCGCAGATTTAAATACCCGCGACCGGGCGATAGTTGTAACCTTGTTGTATGCAGGGCTGCGCTCCAACGAATTAAAGATGTTGGACCTACATGATCTGGATTTTGACGACCGGACAATACTGGTCAGGCATGGCAAACGCAACAAACAGCGGCTGATCCCGATGCACGCCGAAATTGCCGCGACGCTGGCCTTGTACGTGCAAGAGCGAGATGCTGGGGCGGTTTTTCTGAATCGTTTTGGGCGCAGGCTCAGCAATCGCGCAATCAGGTTATTGGTAAAAAGCGCCGGGTTGGGGGCAGAGATAAATAAAGACTTGCACCCACATGCTTTACGCCACTCATTTGCGGTTAGCTTATTGGAAACGGAACCGCCGACCGACCTGGAAACTATCAGGGAACTGCTGGGGCATGCGGACATTAAAACGACTTCGGTTTATTTGCATTGTTCATCGGCCCGCCGGAGAGAGGCGGTGGATAGGTTATAA
- a CDS encoding 3'-5' exonuclease — MQIIIDRATCAIRIVFEEAAPPAEQAALDERAAVAEAEATVAGLRELLQYQAAISADARAAAEAQAQAQALVENLPPAPSYEEREVRVHSTVPFSVAQKMRAVLAAEPLFLDYETTGLRRGVQAREVGGGYTTTASAKYHQVIEAAVMDAKGRLVFHSRVNPQRGIPARISETNGLDPTSVAAAPTWGEVAPLLKQILQGRTVVAHNAAFDALFTPPEWGIEWVCTKALADEAFGRYDWFEAQHDRRKSGRLADRLWQCGLKPGPAHTAAGDCESVLRLARYLAGLKQQS; from the coding sequence ATGCAAATCATCATAGACCGCGCAACGTGCGCAATCAGGATAGTTTTTGAAGAAGCCGCGCCGCCGGCCGAGCAAGCGGCGCTGGACGAGCGAGCGGCGGTGGCCGAGGCCGAGGCGACGGTGGCGGGCCTGCGCGAATTGTTGCAGTACCAAGCCGCTATTAGCGCCGACGCGCGCGCGGCAGCCGAGGCCCAGGCCCAGGCCCAGGCGCTGGTGGAAAACCTCCCCCCGGCCCCCTCCTACGAGGAGAGGGAAGTTAGGGTTCATTCAACCGTGCCGTTTAGCGTGGCGCAGAAGATGCGGGCGGTATTGGCGGCGGAGCCATTGTTTTTAGATTATGAAACAACAGGCTTGCGGCGCGGGGTGCAGGCGCGCGAAGTTGGAGGCGGGTATACCACCACGGCCAGCGCGAAATACCACCAGGTAATTGAGGCGGCGGTAATGGACGCAAAGGGCCGCCTGGTGTTTCATAGCCGGGTGAACCCGCAGCGCGGCATCCCGGCCCGGATCAGCGAGACCAACGGCCTGGACCCGACCAGCGTAGCCGCCGCGCCCACGTGGGGCGAGGTAGCGCCGCTACTGAAGCAGATTTTGCAGGGCCGAACGGTGGTGGCCCACAACGCGGCCTTTGACGCGCTGTTTACGCCGCCAGAGTGGGGGATTGAGTGGGTGTGCACCAAAGCCCTGGCTGACGAGGCGTTTGGGCGGTACGATTGGTTTGAGGCCCAACACGACCGGCGCAAGAGCGGCCGCCTGGCGGACAGGCTGTGGCAATGCGGCCTGAAACCCGGGCCGGCGCACACGGCCGCGGGCGATTGCGAGAGCGTTTTGCGCCTGGCCAGGTATCTGGCGGGGCTAAAACAGCAAAGTTGA
- a CDS encoding phage terminase large subunit yields the protein MVREAHTAGCPPDQLENFLRAGVVLQPKQLLASAAAREFDAPGAPTELGYGGARGGGKSYWMLAQIGVDDCQRYDGLKALVLRKIGKAVREAFEDMRPRLFARVAHEYVSNTLRFPNGSRIVLGHFKDEKDIDSYLGLEYDVIGVEEATALTWRKFEAIQSVNRTSKPGWRPRIYTTTNPGGVGHAWYKNRFVSPARTKRSAETRFIQATVDDNRFVNPEYRRKLDQLTGWLLRAWRYGDWDIAAGQFFTTFRHDTHVRRPPFTRIPDGWRVWCSMDYGYVHPTVVHLWAEDDDGHLYTVDEHAGQRMQVSQHAGAIKIMLDRWGASLERLYTFVAGADVFAQKDDGPTVAKKYKALGITLRPANMDRVNGWAEILARLGDVDQGIPPRWTIFETCPRLIETLPILEHNPHKPEDVLKVDIDDDGIGGDDAGDCARYGVMAAHRKAMRSGKVDWYGKTPPTTEPERPARSDEEIKRLLEEHGKS from the coding sequence TTGGTCCGTGAAGCGCACACTGCCGGCTGCCCACCTGACCAGTTAGAAAATTTCCTACGGGCCGGCGTTGTTTTACAGCCCAAACAACTGCTGGCCAGCGCAGCAGCCAGGGAGTTTGATGCCCCCGGCGCGCCTACAGAGTTAGGCTACGGCGGAGCCAGGGGCGGCGGCAAAAGTTATTGGATGCTGGCCCAGATAGGGGTTGACGACTGCCAGCGATACGACGGCCTGAAAGCCCTGGTGCTGCGCAAGATAGGTAAAGCGGTAAGAGAAGCGTTTGAGGACATGCGCCCCCGGTTGTTTGCCAGAGTAGCGCATGAATACGTTAGCAATACGTTACGCTTCCCTAACGGGTCCAGAATTGTTCTGGGACATTTCAAAGATGAAAAAGACATTGATTCGTATCTGGGATTGGAATATGACGTAATCGGCGTAGAGGAAGCCACCGCGCTGACCTGGCGTAAATTTGAGGCGATCCAGAGCGTAAACCGGACCAGCAAACCGGGCTGGCGGCCCAGGATTTACACGACTACCAACCCGGGCGGAGTTGGACACGCCTGGTATAAAAACAGGTTTGTTTCACCGGCCAGGACGAAGAGAAGCGCCGAGACACGATTTATCCAGGCGACGGTTGACGATAACCGGTTTGTGAACCCGGAATATCGGCGCAAACTGGACCAACTGACGGGTTGGTTATTGAGAGCCTGGCGCTACGGCGATTGGGATATTGCCGCCGGACAGTTCTTTACCACTTTCAGGCACGATACGCACGTGCGCAGGCCGCCGTTTACGCGGATACCGGATGGCTGGCGGGTGTGGTGCAGTATGGATTACGGCTACGTTCACCCCACGGTAGTGCATCTGTGGGCCGAGGATGACGACGGCCATTTGTACACGGTAGACGAGCACGCCGGGCAACGGATGCAGGTGAGCCAGCACGCCGGGGCTATCAAGATAATGCTGGACCGGTGGGGCGCGAGTTTGGAACGGCTATACACGTTTGTGGCCGGGGCTGACGTGTTTGCCCAGAAAGATGACGGGCCAACAGTGGCCAAGAAGTACAAGGCCCTGGGCATTACGTTGAGGCCAGCCAATATGGACCGGGTGAACGGCTGGGCGGAAATACTGGCCCGATTAGGGGACGTAGACCAGGGTATACCACCCCGGTGGACGATTTTTGAAACGTGCCCGAGATTGATTGAGACGCTCCCGATTTTGGAGCACAACCCGCATAAACCGGAGGACGTGCTAAAGGTGGATATTGACGACGACGGCATTGGCGGGGATGACGCGGGCGATTGCGCCAGATATGGCGTAATGGCGGCGCACCGAAAGGCGATGCGCAGCGGGAAGGTGGATTGGTACGGCAAAACGCCGCCAACGACCGAGCCGGAACGCCCGGCCCGAAGCGACGAGGAAATCAAGCGGCTGTTAGAGGAACATGGCAAAAGTTAA
- a CDS encoding helix-turn-helix transcriptional regulator yields MEMAIRSRVKLLHARKEVEEGRSIPYREISQKTGLSTRTLSALFNNETTLYAANTLSQLCSYYGCAIGDLIEHVPEEIAA; encoded by the coding sequence ATGGAAATGGCTATTCGCAGCAGGGTAAAACTGCTGCACGCTCGGAAGGAAGTAGAAGAAGGCCGATCTATCCCCTATCGGGAAATTAGTCAAAAAACCGGCCTATCCACACGAACTCTATCTGCCTTATTCAATAACGAGACAACGTTGTACGCGGCCAATACATTGAGCCAACTATGTTCATATTATGGTTGCGCAATAGGGGACTTGATAGAGCATGTTCCTGAAGAGATAGCAGCATAA
- a CDS encoding helix-turn-helix transcriptional regulator, whose amino-acid sequence MPDSAITPGRGQKRPRPFFLSKRQAEALKLAAGGRTAKQIGMEMGICPRTASAHLQAARRQLRAANTTHAVAMAITMGFIYVDSDFWGVEPARTAPAQG is encoded by the coding sequence ATGCCCGACAGCGCGATCACGCCGGGGCGAGGCCAGAAGAGGCCGCGCCCCTTTTTTTTGTCTAAACGGCAAGCAGAAGCGTTGAAGCTGGCGGCCGGGGGGCGCACAGCGAAACAGATAGGCATGGAGATGGGAATTTGCCCGCGCACGGCCAGCGCGCATTTACAGGCGGCCCGGCGGCAATTGCGGGCCGCAAATACGACCCACGCGGTGGCGATGGCCATAACCATGGGGTTTATTTACGTTGATTCTGATTTTTGGGGTGTAGAGCCGGCACGAACTGCGCCAGCGCAGGGATAG
- a CDS encoding response regulator transcription factor: MTPIIPSARAFEVGGAACLSLLYGEPKFNTFQAHELEQAAETLFQAAEILDIQSRTTRWTQNPPAKPGAEGVKERLTRRELEVLRLVAFGGTCRQVGEELNISHRTVEDHVEHIKKKLHLDDRRDLTEWAIENKLV; the protein is encoded by the coding sequence ATGACGCCGATTATACCTTCAGCCAGGGCGTTTGAGGTAGGCGGGGCGGCTTGCCTATCATTGCTTTATGGAGAACCGAAATTTAACACGTTTCAGGCGCACGAGCTGGAACAGGCAGCGGAAACGTTGTTTCAGGCAGCCGAGATTCTGGACATTCAGAGCCGGACAACCAGGTGGACGCAGAATCCGCCCGCCAAGCCCGGCGCTGAGGGCGTGAAGGAACGTTTAACCAGGCGCGAGCTTGAGGTTTTGCGACTGGTGGCGTTTGGCGGCACGTGTCGGCAGGTAGGGGAAGAATTAAACATCAGCCACCGGACCGTAGAGGATCACGTGGAGCACATCAAAAAAAAATTACACCTAGATGATCGCCGTGATTTAACCGAGTGGGCCATAGAAAACAAGTTAGTTTGA
- a CDS encoding terminase small subunit, translating to MTSKPAVNKKQQAFIESYLCLWNATQAAAEAGYAHPRQAGSRLLSNVDIKEAIQARLEEMKLTADEVLVRLADTARFDVLSFATLDGGQVGIDLKKIHEAGLGHVVKKISYDTEGRLVVEFYDSLKAQQLVGQHHKLFTQRHQLDAPELAPLPEVLRELIGKVYGGDD from the coding sequence GTGACATCAAAGCCAGCCGTTAACAAAAAACAGCAAGCGTTCATTGAGTCGTATTTGTGCTTGTGGAACGCGACGCAGGCCGCCGCAGAAGCCGGATATGCGCACCCGCGGCAAGCGGGCAGCCGATTGTTGTCAAATGTTGACATTAAAGAGGCGATCCAGGCGCGATTGGAAGAGATGAAGCTAACGGCCGACGAGGTGCTTGTCCGCCTGGCGGACACGGCGCGGTTTGACGTGCTAAGCTTTGCTACACTGGACGGCGGCCAGGTTGGTATTGACCTAAAAAAGATTCACGAGGCAGGGCTGGGGCACGTTGTCAAGAAGATCAGTTACGACACGGAAGGGCGATTGGTAGTGGAGTTTTACGATAGCCTGAAGGCGCAGCAGTTGGTGGGGCAGCACCATAAGTTATTTACGCAACGGCACCAATTAGACGCGCCGGAGCTGGCGCCGCTACCGGAGGTTTTGAGGGAATTGATCGGCAAGGTGTACGGGGGCGACGATTGA
- a CDS encoding phage portal protein, giving the protein MAKVNSIFEVDEFKPFKARWDERLKELSRRKRYYDGTIYRSVRDQVGWLWPRLYKGIKPLFLPLARAVDVDAGIIPGEWALAEDAPGAWQEAIDQVFDWSDWDRDGVLYVHFGAQYGLSGLKISDLRQSRRVVIKPISPTTFLLIETGDYDDRPTMAIIVEKRNDRGGKEYEYAEVVTAEQIRTFKDGQPLGFDGREPEYINELKFVPVVEIRHIETGELMGEATYQKAIPMLDEVNQLASYLADVIGKHAEPQWVVMGAEAGDLVKSGDNVWFVPDGAKVEALVPEVDLPGILEFIREIRDQVHGSLPELAFDELRKKDQIATATLELQLMELVLKIKRCRPNYDHGLADALRMAGLAGKSMGIGEVAALDDEGLAFDSKRAVLPMDPITEMSIEMQRLNLEQMQALAGVEPGPGDEGGDNTDITAEQDGGGPNG; this is encoded by the coding sequence ATGGCAAAAGTTAATAGCATTTTTGAAGTAGACGAATTTAAGCCATTTAAAGCCCGTTGGGACGAGCGGCTAAAGGAATTGAGCCGGCGCAAGCGGTATTATGACGGCACAATTTATAGAAGCGTGCGCGACCAGGTGGGCTGGCTATGGCCCAGGCTCTACAAGGGCATTAAGCCGCTGTTTTTACCGTTGGCGCGGGCGGTTGACGTGGACGCAGGGATCATTCCCGGTGAATGGGCGCTGGCCGAGGACGCGCCCGGCGCGTGGCAAGAGGCCATTGACCAGGTATTTGATTGGTCGGATTGGGATAGAGACGGCGTGTTATACGTGCATTTTGGGGCGCAATACGGGCTGAGCGGCTTGAAAATATCGGATTTGCGCCAGAGCCGGCGGGTAGTAATAAAGCCTATTTCGCCGACAACGTTTCTGCTGATTGAGACGGGCGATTACGACGACCGGCCGACGATGGCCATTATTGTGGAAAAACGCAACGACCGGGGCGGAAAAGAGTATGAATACGCCGAGGTGGTGACAGCGGAGCAGATACGCACGTTTAAGGACGGACAGCCGTTGGGATTTGACGGGCGCGAGCCGGAATATATTAACGAATTAAAGTTTGTGCCGGTGGTAGAGATTCGGCACATAGAGACCGGCGAGCTAATGGGCGAGGCAACCTACCAAAAGGCCATCCCGATGTTGGACGAAGTAAACCAGTTGGCCAGCTACCTGGCGGACGTAATCGGCAAACACGCCGAACCGCAATGGGTAGTGATGGGGGCCGAGGCCGGAGACCTGGTTAAGAGCGGCGATAATGTATGGTTTGTGCCGGACGGGGCCAAAGTGGAAGCGTTAGTGCCGGAGGTTGATTTGCCCGGCATTTTGGAGTTTATCCGGGAGATACGCGACCAGGTGCACGGCAGTTTGCCCGAATTGGCTTTTGATGAACTGCGCAAAAAAGACCAGATTGCCACCGCTACCCTAGAATTGCAGTTGATGGAACTGGTACTAAAGATCAAACGGTGTCGCCCCAATTATGACCATGGGCTGGCTGACGCATTGCGAATGGCGGGGCTGGCCGGGAAAAGCATGGGAATTGGAGAGGTGGCGGCCCTGGATGACGAAGGGCTGGCCTTTGATAGCAAGCGGGCCGTGCTGCCCATGGATCCAATCACCGAGATGAGCATTGAAATGCAACGGCTTAACCTGGAGCAAATGCAGGCGCTGGCCGGGGTGGAACCGGGGCCGGGAGACGAGGGCGGCGACAATACGGACATAACGGCCGAACAGGACGGCGGCGGGCCGAATGGCTGA